In Actinopolymorpha sp. NPDC004070, the genomic window CCTCGCCGGGTCGGCGCCCTCCGGGGCCGCCGGCCCGGCGAACTCGTTGCGGTCGCCAGCAGGCGTGCGGCCGGACCGCTGGGGTCGCGGCCGGGCAGCCACACCGCGCGGAACCGGCGTTCGAACCGCAGGTCGCGTACGGCCACCGCCACCAGCCGTCCGTCGGAGAGCTCCGCGCCGACCGCGAGCGCGCTGAGCACACCCGGCCCCTCCCCGGCCATCACCGCTGCCTTGATCGCAGTGGTGGAGCCGAGCTCGAGACCGGTGTGGACACGGTGGCCCGCCACGGCGAGGCGGCGGACGAACACGTCCCGCGTACCCGACCCCTCCTCCCGCAGCACCAGCCGGGCCGCGGCCAGCTCGTCCGGGCGCACCCCCGCCGCCCGCCGGGTCCACCGGTGGCCCGGCGCCACCACGACCAGCAGTTCGTCCGCACCGACGGTGCGGGACCGCAGGCCCGTCGGGGCGGAGGTTCCCTCGACGAAGCCGAGGTCGGCGCGCCGGTCGCGAACCATCGCCGCGACCTGCTCGGAGTTGCCGACCCGGAGCGCGACGTCCAGGTCGGGTTCGGCGGCGTGCAGCCGGGCCAGCCAGCCGGGCACGAGGTACTCCGCGACCGTCATCGACGCCGCCAGCCGTAGCCGACCGGACTGTTCCGCGCGCAGGGCGGCGACGCCGAGGGCGAGTTCGCGGGATGCTTCCAGGACGGGCCGGGCCCAGTCGACCACCGCGGCGCCGGCCGGGGTGAGCGTCGAACCGACCGTGGAGCGTTCGAGCAGGCGCAGCCCCAGGCGGCGTTCGAGTCCCCGCAGCCGCTGGCTCACCGCCGGCTGGCTGATGCCGTGCAGACCGGCCGCCTGCCGCAGGCTCCCGGTCTCCGCCACCGTGACCAGCAGGTGCAGCGTCGCGACCTCGGGGAGTTCGAGCACACCGCGAGCATAGGCGTCCGGGCGCACGGCTATAAGTCGGCCTTATCACCTGCCCGGCAAACGACGGCTACCGCCGGCGCCCGCTGACCAGCATCGTGGGAACTGCACCGGTAGGTCCGGAATCCGGTCGGCCAGGAGAACCGGTCGGCCTGGAAAACCAGTTGGCCGGAAACAGGAGATCGGAGAGAGAGGGGCAGCGTGGCCACGGATGTGCGGAACCCCACCGTCCAGGAACCCACCGCGCAGGTGGGTGCGGACAGGAAGCACGCCGCCGCGGCACCCCGCACGACAGCGCTCCTGGCGGGTCTCGCGGTCCTGACGATCCTGGCGACCGCGCTGGTGGCCACGGTCCTCGGCGGGCACGTCCCGGTGGTCGGCGCACCAGTGGTGGCGTTGGCGCTCGGCGTACTCCTCACCAGCACCTGCCCTCCGGTGGCCCGGCTGCGACCCCTGCTGGCGCGGATCGGGCGCTGGTGTCTACAGGCCGCCGTGGTCGTACTCGGCACCAGCCTGTCGCTACGGCAGATCGCCGACACCGGCCTGGCCTCGCTGCCGGTGCTGGCGGGGACGCTGGGCGTCGCTCTGGTCGCGACCCCGCTGCTGGGTCGCGCCCTCGGTGTCAACGGTGGCTTGCGCACGCTCGTCGGCGCCGGAACAGCGATCTGTGGAGCGTCCGCCATCGCCGCCACGGCAGGCGTCATCGCCGTCACCGAGGCCGAGATCGCCTACGCAGTCGCCACGATCTTCGCGTTCAACATCGCCGCCGTGGTGGTCTTCCCCGTCCTCGGCCACCTGCTCGACCTGTCCTCCGCGGGCTTCGGGCTGTGGGCGGGCAGCGCCGTCAACGACACGTCCTCGGTCGTGGCGGTGGGGTACGCGTTCGGTGCCGCCGCCGGGACCCACGCCGTGGTGGTGAAGCTGACCCGCACCCTCGCGATCGTCCCGCTCACGCTCGGTCTCGCGTTCGTCCAGGCACGTGCCGCCAGAGCCGCCGGCACCGGCGCCGGCACCGGCACCGGAGCAGGTGGTTCCACTTCGGGCGACGGGACGGCCACCCCCGGTCCGCGAGCGTTCCGGTTGCGACAGGTCGTACCCGCCTTCGTCGTACTGTTCGCCGTCGCCGCCGGCGCCAACAGCCTGGGGCTGGTGCCCGCGACCGTCCACGAACCGCTCGGCCACGTCGCGGCGTTCCTCGTGACGGCGGCACTCGCGGCGGTCGGACTCGGCACCCGGCTGGGCGAACTGCGCACGGCCGGGGCCCGGCCGCTGCTCCTCGGCGCGCTGCTGTGGGTGTGCGTCGCCGGCACTGCGCTGCTTCTCCAGGCCGCGACGGGCCAATGGTGACGGACAGAAACGCCGACGTCAAGATGAGGTTGACGCTGCATCACGACGGGCCAACGTCTCGGCAGTGCTGACCAGGGCCAGGAGCAGCAGGCCGGTGACCAGCGGGGCAGCTCCGGTGAACGTCGACCCCAGCACCAGAAGGGCGGTGCCAGGGTAGACCGCGTTGCGGGTGGCGGAGAGCCGGTGCGGTCGTACGTGCAGAGCCCACAACGCACACAGGAACACCGCGACCGGGACGGTGACCGCCGCGCCGGCGGTGAGCGAGGGCACCGATTCCTGCCGGGACACCCGGTCCACCTCGGCGCCGAGCCCGGCACCGACCGCGGCCGCCGCCGCGAAGATGAGGTAGTGGCCGTAGCTCCACGCGAATGCCTCCCGGACGGACGTCAGGAACACCTGCGCCGGCTTGGAGAAATACAGCCACCACATACCGAACACGATCAGCAGCCCGCCCAAAACCAGTACGTACAGGCCACCTGCCACCCGGCGGGCGTCGATCGCGGTCTGCACCGCGACCGTCGCGGCGAGGATCGCCTCGCCGAGGACGATCAGCGTGAACAGGCCGTATCGCTCGGCGACGTGGCCCGGGTGCCACGACGTGCGCCCGGCGCTCTCGGCGATGACGGGAACCGCCAACTCGGCCGCCACCATGACGACGAACGCCCAGACCGGGCAGTCCGGCCGCAGCAGAAGCAGCGCCCACCCGACCATGCACGCACTCAGGCCTGCGGCGAACCGCAACGCCGTGGCTCGTACAGTCGGCACCTCCACAGCCACTCGCAGCCACTGCCCGACGAGGGCGACCCGCATGACGGTGTAGCCGAGCAAGATGACCACGAAGTCTCGGGACTCGAACGTCCTGGGAACTCCGGCGGCGATCACCAGGGCGCCTGCGATCTCGACCATGGTGGCCAGCCGGTAGGGCACATCGTCGTTGTCGTACGCCGAAGCGAACCAGGTGAAGTTGACCCACGCCCACCAGATCGCGAAGAACACCATCAGATAGCCAGTGACACCGGCGCCGACATGGCCCACCGTGACGGAGTGGTGCAAGTGCGCCGCGGCCTGGGCGACGGCGGCGACGAAGCACAGGTCGAACAGCAGCTCCAGCGGTGTGGCGGCGCGGTGTTCCTCACCGGTGTCGCGGGCCACCATCGTCCGGCGCCAGCCCGTGAGTACCGCGGGCTTCGTCATCTGGCCTCTGCCATGGCTTGTGGCGGGCATCCGCGTCCGTCCGGCGCCTCACCGTAAGGCACGGTACGACGCCGGACGGCGACCCGGCAGGCGGCACGCGGAAGGCGTCGACAGCCGAGCACCGGGACGATCATGCTGTTTCCGTACGGCGGTTCGGTGCGGTCGCGCTTCGGTGCGGCCGAAAGCCTAGGGTGTGCTGCGGCACACCCAGACTCACCGGCCGGTGGGCCGCGGGACGGGACGAAGGATGGGTCGCAGATGCTGGTCATCGCCAACAAGGACGCCGGCAGCACCGAACCCGACGCGATCGAGCAGGCGTTGGAGGTGCTCCGCGGCGCCGCACCGACCGAGCTGGTCTACTGCGAGAGCCGCGACCACCTCCAGGAATGCCTGGACGCCCGCGCCGGCCGGCCTGTCGTGGTCGTCGGCGGCGACGGCTCGCTGCACACCACGATCTCCGCGCTGTACGCCCGTGGCGAGCTCGCCGACACCCCGGTCGGCCTGATCCCGCTGGGGACCGGCAACGACCTCGCCCGCGGGCTCGACCTCCCGCTCGACGCGGCGAAGGCCGCCGAGGTCATCCGCGCCGGCTCGCTGCGGGCGATGGACCTGATCGCCGACGACACCGGCGGGGTGGTCGTCAACGCCGTCCACGTCGGTGCCGGCGCCGAAGCCGCCCAGGCGGCGACCCCGCTGAAGCCGCGGCTCGGTCCGCTGGCATTTCCGCTGGGCGCCGTGGTCGCCGGCCTGCGTACGAAGGGATGGCGGCTCACCGTGGTCGTCGACGGGCGCACGGTCGCCCGGCCCCGGCGGAAGACCCTCATGGTGGGGCTCGCCAACGCGCCGAGCATCGCCGGCGGCACCGCACAACTGTCCCCCGACGCGGTCCCGCACGACGGACAGGTCGACGTCGTGGTGTCGCACTCGGTGGGCCGGCTGGCCCGGATGGGCTACGCCCTGCACCTGACCCGCGGCCGGCACACCGGACGCGACGACGTCGTGGCGCTTCGGGGACGTGAGGTCGTGGTGTCCGGCGAGGAGTTCTTCATCAACGCCGACGGCGAAGTGACCGGGCCACGGCGGCACTCCTCGTGGCGGGTCCTGCCGGGCGCCTGGCGGATGTATCTCCCGAGCGGCCCGCTGGCCGGCGCCGACGCGGCCGCGGACACGTCGACGGGCGGGTCTCCTCACCTGGCGTGAGGAGACCCGCCCGTCGGTCGCTGTCGATCCCTTGGGTGAAGCTCAGCTCCTGCGGAAGCGGGCGTCGAAGAAGCAGTAGATCCCGTAGCACGCCACGCCGAGCGCGATCAGCCCGAGCAGCACCGGGCCGTAGGGCTGCTTCGCCAGCGTCTGCAGCGCGCCGTCCAGGCCGGTGGACTTCTTCGGGTCGTACGTCACCGCCGCGGCGAGAACCAGCACACCCACGAGGGCGTACGCGACACCGACGGCGATGAATCCCACCTGTCCGAGCCGGATCGCAGTCTTGCGGGTGCCCAGGCTCGCCCGCACGAGGTCGAGGTCCTCCAGGAACTTCTTCTTCCAGCCGTGGTAGGCGAGGTATCCCGCACCGGCGATGATGCCGAGCCCGACCAGTCCGACCAGGATCTGGCCGCCGGGGAGTTCCATGACCTTCGCGGTGATGGTCTTCTGCTTGCCTCCGGAGCCGGCGCTGCCGCCGGCCGCGATCTTGCCCGCGCTGAACGCCAGCGCGGCGAACGCGATCGCCTTGCCCGCACTACCGAGCCGGCGGAACGTCCGGCGCTTGCCGGAGTCGGCGTACCCGTATCCGACGCCGGCCTCGGTGAGCTGCCACACCGCCAGTGCGACCAGGCCGATGGTGATCACCCACAGAAGGACGCCACCACCCGGCTGGCTCGCCAGCGTCTGCAGCGCTCCCTGCTTGCTGGCGTTGCCGCCACCGCCGCCGCTGAAGGCGACCTTCGCCGCGAGGTAGGCGAACAGGAGATTGACGAGTCCGTACGCGGCGAGTCCGACCCGTCCGAGCATCCTCACCGGCTTGCTGTCAGCGGCCTGCTGGGCCTGCCGGCCCGCGTTCTCACCGCTTCTCACCTGCGCGTTCATCCGCGCTCCCACCCCTGTTCTCTTCTGCTCGAGCGTGTCGTTCCGGGCTCAGGTTGTCCGTACACAGTCAGTGCCGTTGTTGTCCGGCTTGTCCCGAAAAGGGCTCGACCTGCGGGCATGACTGTGCCGGGGGCAGGTCAGGCGTGACCTGCCCCCGGTCGTGAAGGGGGTCAGACGGCTGGCGGCCCGTCGTCGTACACCCGGCGCTCCTCGACCCGGCTGGTGGGAGCCGCGGCCGCACGGCGACGGCGGGGGCCCCAGATCAGCGCGGTCATGATCAGGCCGATCACACCGACGACGATGAGGATCCAACCGATCACGTGGATGTCGAGGCCGGAGATGTTGAAGTCGACCGCGAACGCCAGAATGGCGCCTACCGCGATGAGAAGAATGCTCGCACCGATACCCATACGTACCACCTCGTGGCTGGGAAAACTGGACCTTGTTGTCCCCCCGATTGCCATACCGTCGGCAAACCATAGGCCAATTCGAAGGTCGGCGCGACCAGGCACGAGCGGGGGCGGTGAGCGGCCGGCCGCACCGGAAATCTCTCGGGGATCCCACCGGTACTTTTCGCCTGCACACCGCACGGATGCGCCCGGACACCGACCGGGATTCCGGCGGCCCGTCCATGCGAAACGGGTGTCCCGCACCGGTCGGCGCGGGACACCCGTCCGTTACGTAAAGACGTGATCCGACCGTGCGGCGTCACTTGTCCTTGTCGAATGCCTTCTTCACGGAGTCCTTGGCGTCCTCGGCGGCGTCGCCCACCTTGTCGCCGGCGCGCTTCACGCCCGACGACGCCTGGTCGGCGCGACCCTCGTCACGCAGCTGGTCGTCGCCAGTGACCTCGCCGGTCTTCTCCTTGGCCTTGCCCTTGGCGCCTTCTGCCTTGTGCTTCATCTTGTCGCCTGCAGCCATTACGGAAGTCTCCCTTCCCGTGACGCGGCCATCGGGTGGTACCGACCGCGACCTCACCCCCAGCACATACCCAAGATCGCCTTCCTGCAACTGGCCACGCCGACTTTGTGAATTTCCGAACAATCCAGAGCGGTCCGCAACAAGACCTTGACGCCCGGTCCCCTAGGGTGTCGGGAAACACACTTCGGGGGACGAATCATGACCGAACACGCTCCGCACCGCCCGGGTGCCGCCGAGCCGCAGACAGGCGCGCAGATGGGCGCGCGGATGGGCGCGCAGCCGACCGGGGGACACAACACCGCGCCGTTCGGGGCGGACGCACCGGCTGCCGGCCTGGCCCGGCCGGAGGTGCGCGGGCGGGCAGTGGGCATCGTGGCGATGTCGGCGTTCGCGCTCGTCTGGACCGCTTGGGGACCGTCCACCGGTGTGCCGCCCGCGATCCAGAACGCCGGGCGCATCGTCAGCGCCCTGTGTTTCCTCGGCCTGGCGGGCTGGGCCGTCCTCGCGTTCCGGCGGTCGGCGTCGCTGCGCCCGGGACGGGACGACTACCAGTCGCAGCGGGTGGGACGCACCTTCGGCATCGTGGTCGGCGCGGAGTTCCTCGGCCTGTTCGTCGTGTCCGCGATCCTCGGGCGTACCGGCCACCCGGAGGTCATCGCGCCGGTGGTCTGCCTCGGCGTCGGCATCCACTTCTTCCCGCTGCGCCGGCTGTTCGGCGTACGCCTCTACGACGCGACGGGGCTCGCGATGTGCGCGATCGCGGTCGCCACCGCGATCGCGGCGCCGCTGTCCGGCAACACCGCCCTGTGGACGCTGCTGCCGGGCGTGGGCGCCGCGATCACGTTGTACGCAACGGCTGCGCTCCTGCTGCGTCCCTCCGATCTACGCGTTCCGGACCGGCCGGCCGACTGAGCAGGCCCCCCGCGCCGGCGGCACTGGTCAGGTGTCGTCCGGTCAGGCGGTGTGCTGGTCGGGGTTTGTCCAGTGCCACGTCTCCGGGTCGTACACTGCGGGCGTGGGATGGCTCCACGGTCCGGCAAACCCGTTCAGGGCAAGGTTGTCCCGTCGCGGCACGTTGCGCAGGTCCTTGTGCGCAAGGATCGGCACCGGAGTGTTCGCCACCGGCCCGATGAAGAACGGCCCATCGGTCACGTGGACCTTCACCATCTCCCACACCAGCCGGTAACGGCGCAGGGCGTCCGGCTCGACCTTCGCCCGGTCGTGCAGCTCCCACAGCCGGGCGATCGGTCCGCCCTTCTCGGGTTCGATGCTCGGCGGCTTCCGCTCGTACGGGTCGGTGTTCTTCACCTTCGCCGCTTCGGGCGTGTTGCGGATCGCGTGGTAGTTGGCGTGCAGCGGAGCCCACCAGTCGGCGAAGCCGGCCAGGGGTACGAGAACCTGCGGCTCCACCAGGATCTCGTGGATACCGCCGCCGTTCTCCCAGGCCGTGGTGGTCATCAGCTCACCGGCCTGCCACTTGATCGAGAACGCGTCCGGCGCAACGGGATTCTGCTTCACCGCGATGCCGATGGCCCGCCAGTCACGTTCCAGCAGTGCGTTCTTGTGGATGTGTTCGGGTGAGGTGCCCGCCGGATAGTCCAGGCGTACGACGAGTTTTCCGCCGTCGGGAAGCTCGCGCAGGCCGTCGCCGTCACGGTCCACGACGCCGAGGTCGTCCAGGATCGCCTTCGCCTTCTCCGGATCGTGGCGTACGTAGCTGTCCCGCCAACCGGTGTAGGCGTGCTTGGCCTGCGCACTTCCCTGCAGGTCGATCGCCTTGGGGCTGTAGGTGCCGGTGGTGAGCTCGCCGGTGTTGAAGTAGATCGCCTTGCGGGCGTCGGCCCGGTTGAAGGCGTACGACAGCGCCTGGCGAAACCTCGGCTCCCGGATCAGCGGCCGCAGCTTGTCGTCCTTGTAGTCGTAGTTGAAGAAGAAGATCGACCCGGTGCCCGAACCCCCGTCCCACAACAGGACTTCCAGGCCGGTGCGCTTCTGCGTCTGCTTCAGCCCGGACACGTCGCCCAGGGTCAGTGACAGGAACGGCCCGTGCGCGTGGTCGAGTTTTCCCTGCTGCAGTTGGAGTTTGGTGACCTCGAGGTCCTGGACCGAGACGAGGGTCACCGTGTCGAGGTAGGGAAGCTGGTTGCCGTCGGTGTCGACACACCAGTAGTAGGGGTTGCGTTCCCACACCGCGCTGCGGCCCTCGCGGTAGGAGCGCACCTTCCAGCCGTTCATCGTCGGGCAGTCCGGGTTGGTGCCGTAGTCACGGAGCCGGTCGAACTTCCCACCGGCCGCCGCCCAGTCGGCGCCGACCTTCGGGTTGTAGCGGGGGTGGTACTGGGAGAGGTAGTGCTTGGGCGCCATCCAGGCCGGCCCGACGTTGCCGTTCACCCACCGGGCAAGGTGAAACGGCGTCAGCGGGGCGGGCGTGGTGAACCGCAGCACCAGCGTCTGCGGGTCGGGCGCGGACATCTTCACGAGTTCGCCGTCCGCACCCTTGGTCTCGTCCGGCGGCGCCTCGGAGTGGTCCTTGTTCAGGACCATGTCCTCCCACCAGAACATGATGTCCGCCGTCGACCACGGCTTGCCGTCGGACCAGCGAAGGCCCTTGCGGAAGAGGAAGGTCCACTCCGAGGCGTCGGCGTTGGAGTCCCACTCCTGCACGAGTCCCGGGCCCACGTCGCGGCCGTCGTTCAGCCAGCGCAGGAGGGAGTGGCCGTACATGTACTCCTTGTTGGACGCCCCGGCCGGGTCGGTGGTGGGCATCCGCAGGTTGCCGCCGTACTTGCCGGGCGTGACCCACCGGTGGGGTACGACGTACGGCGAGGTGGGCAGCCGCTTCGCGACCGGCGGCAGGCTTCCGGCCCTCACCTTCGCGGCCAGGTCGGGTGCCTCGGCGAACTTCGCCGGCGGCCTGATCGGCGTGGTGGCCGAACCCTTCCGGCTCGCCCTGCCGGTGGTGGCGGCGTCCTTCGCGGTGTCCTTCGAGGTCTTTCCCCCACCCTTCCCACCACCCTCGTCGTTCCCGCTGCCGGCGGAGCAGGCCGACAGGGTGACGGCCACGGCGGCCGTGGCGGACGCCAGCAGGAAGGCGCGGCGGTTCGGGGCGACAGGGAGGTTCGAGGGAGGGTTCACAGCCCGGACGCTAGGCGGTGCACCGGGGCGCGCGCGTTCGCGAACGGCGGGTGAAACGTACACGAACACCCGAACCGCTCCCCGCGGTTCCGGATCGGGCCACCGGTGTCGCACCTTCCGGGCCAAGGGCTACGAGGCCACCTCGACCCAGGATCTGTGCGAAGCGACCCGGCTCGGCCGGGGGCGGCCACGCTCGCCCGGTGCAATCAGCCGTGAGCCGCTGACCGGCGCAGGATCGCCACGCACTCCACGTGGTGCGTCATCGGGAACGCGTCGAACGCCCGCAGGCCGGCCGGCTCCCAGCCGTGCTCGGCGAAGTAGCCGAGGTCGCGGGCCAGCGTGGCCGGGTCGCAGGAGACGTACGCGATCCCCCGGCCGGCGAGGCCCGCGACCTGGCGTACGACGTCGGCACCGACCCCGGCGCGCGGCGGGTCGAGCACCACCAGGTCGGCCTGGTCGAGCCGCTTGAGCACCTCGTCGACGCGCCCCTGCTCCACAACGGCGTTGGGCAGGTCGCGCAGGTTGTGCCGGGCGTCGCGGACCGCGAGCGCGTTCTCCTCCACCCCGACCAGTTGGGCGTACGGTCCGACCGAATCGGCGAGCGCACCGAGGAACAACCCCACGCCGCAGTAGAGATCGAGAACCGACTCGTCCGTACGCGGGGCCAGTCCCGCGAGCACCGCGTCCGCGAGCGCCTGGGCCGCGCCCGGGTGCACCTGCCAGAACCCCGCCCCGCTGACCTGCCAGGTCCGACCGGCGGCGACCTCGCGCACGTACGGCAGGCCGGGTCCCGGCCGGGGCTGGCCGTGCAGGACCCGCACCGGGGCGGCCAGCCGGGGTACGCGGACCCGCGCCCTGGGACCGCGCCCGGACACCGCGACCACCCGGTCACCGGTGGCGGCCGAGGCGATGCCCTCCACCCGCGCCGCACCGGGCCAGCGCCGCCGTTCGATGCCGAGCACCTCCACCTCGGGGTGGGCGATCAGGCACTCGTCGACGGGTTCGATGTCGTGCGAGCGGTGCCGGCGGAACCCGATCGCGCCGTCCCGGCGTACCGCGAACTGCACCCGGGTCCGCCAGCCGAGCCCGTCGTCGGCGTCCCCCTCAGCGTCCTCAGCGACGTACTCACCGGCGTCCTCGTCCTCGACGGGGACCGGCACCGGCTCCACCTCGACCGACCGCTCGATCCCGGCGATCCGGCGAAGCTGGTCCTCCACCACCGCGGCCTTCAACCGGCGCTGGGCGGGCAGGGTCGCGTGCTGCCAGTCGCAGCCACCGCACCGGCCCGGCCCGGCGAAGGGGCACGGCGGCGTCACCCGGTCCGGCGACGCGGCCAGCACCTCGATCGCGTCCGCTCGCAGCAGGCGCGCGGTCTCCTCCACCACCTCGGCGCGGACGCGTTCACCGGGCAGCGTGTGCCGGACGAACACGACCTTTCCGTCGTGGTGGGCCACACACCAACCGCCGTGTGCGACCGGGCCGATCTCGAGTTCGAGGACCGTGCCGACCAGCTCGGGGCTGCCGTCGGTGCGGGCTGGGCTGCGTCTGCCGTCGTCGCTGTCGCTGTCGCTCATATCGGGTCGAGTCTGTCAGTCTCCCCGCGGGCGGCACCGGCGACCTCGGGACGCCCCTAGGCTCGACTGGGAATTGACCGCCCCGAGGAGGCTCGATGAAGTTCTACGCCGACCTGCC contains:
- a CDS encoding class I SAM-dependent RNA methyltransferase, translated to MSDSDSDDGRRSPARTDGSPELVGTVLELEIGPVAHGGWCVAHHDGKVVFVRHTLPGERVRAEVVEETARLLRADAIEVLAASPDRVTPPCPFAGPGRCGGCDWQHATLPAQRRLKAAVVEDQLRRIAGIERSVEVEPVPVPVEDEDAGEYVAEDAEGDADDGLGWRTRVQFAVRRDGAIGFRRHRSHDIEPVDECLIAHPEVEVLGIERRRWPGAARVEGIASAATGDRVVAVSGRGPRARVRVPRLAAPVRVLHGQPRPGPGLPYVREVAAGRTWQVSGAGFWQVHPGAAQALADAVLAGLAPRTDESVLDLYCGVGLFLGALADSVGPYAQLVGVEENALAVRDARHNLRDLPNAVVEQGRVDEVLKRLDQADLVVLDPPRAGVGADVVRQVAGLAGRGIAYVSCDPATLARDLGYFAEHGWEPAGLRAFDAFPMTHHVECVAILRRSAAHG
- a CDS encoding diacylglycerol kinase family protein, producing the protein MLVIANKDAGSTEPDAIEQALEVLRGAAPTELVYCESRDHLQECLDARAGRPVVVVGGDGSLHTTISALYARGELADTPVGLIPLGTGNDLARGLDLPLDAAKAAEVIRAGSLRAMDLIADDTGGVVVNAVHVGAGAEAAQAATPLKPRLGPLAFPLGAVVAGLRTKGWRLTVVVDGRTVARPRRKTLMVGLANAPSIAGGTAQLSPDAVPHDGQVDVVVSHSVGRLARMGYALHLTRGRHTGRDDVVALRGREVVVSGEEFFINADGEVTGPRRHSSWRVLPGAWRMYLPSGPLAGADAAADTSTGGSPHLA
- a CDS encoding DUF1206 domain-containing protein, which encodes MNAQVRSGENAGRQAQQAADSKPVRMLGRVGLAAYGLVNLLFAYLAAKVAFSGGGGGNASKQGALQTLASQPGGGVLLWVITIGLVALAVWQLTEAGVGYGYADSGKRRTFRRLGSAGKAIAFAALAFSAGKIAAGGSAGSGGKQKTITAKVMELPGGQILVGLVGLGIIAGAGYLAYHGWKKKFLEDLDLVRASLGTRKTAIRLGQVGFIAVGVAYALVGVLVLAAAVTYDPKKSTGLDGALQTLAKQPYGPVLLGLIALGVACYGIYCFFDARFRRS
- a CDS encoding ABC transporter substrate-binding protein translates to MNPPSNLPVAPNRRAFLLASATAAVAVTLSACSAGSGNDEGGGKGGGKTSKDTAKDAATTGRASRKGSATTPIRPPAKFAEAPDLAAKVRAGSLPPVAKRLPTSPYVVPHRWVTPGKYGGNLRMPTTDPAGASNKEYMYGHSLLRWLNDGRDVGPGLVQEWDSNADASEWTFLFRKGLRWSDGKPWSTADIMFWWEDMVLNKDHSEAPPDETKGADGELVKMSAPDPQTLVLRFTTPAPLTPFHLARWVNGNVGPAWMAPKHYLSQYHPRYNPKVGADWAAAGGKFDRLRDYGTNPDCPTMNGWKVRSYREGRSAVWERNPYYWCVDTDGNQLPYLDTVTLVSVQDLEVTKLQLQQGKLDHAHGPFLSLTLGDVSGLKQTQKRTGLEVLLWDGGSGTGSIFFFNYDYKDDKLRPLIREPRFRQALSYAFNRADARKAIYFNTGELTTGTYSPKAIDLQGSAQAKHAYTGWRDSYVRHDPEKAKAILDDLGVVDRDGDGLRELPDGGKLVVRLDYPAGTSPEHIHKNALLERDWRAIGIAVKQNPVAPDAFSIKWQAGELMTTTAWENGGGIHEILVEPQVLVPLAGFADWWAPLHANYHAIRNTPEAAKVKNTDPYERKPPSIEPEKGGPIARLWELHDRAKVEPDALRRYRLVWEMVKVHVTDGPFFIGPVANTPVPILAHKDLRNVPRRDNLALNGFAGPWSHPTPAVYDPETWHWTNPDQHTA
- a CDS encoding putative sulfate exporter family transporter codes for the protein MATDVRNPTVQEPTAQVGADRKHAAAAPRTTALLAGLAVLTILATALVATVLGGHVPVVGAPVVALALGVLLTSTCPPVARLRPLLARIGRWCLQAAVVVLGTSLSLRQIADTGLASLPVLAGTLGVALVATPLLGRALGVNGGLRTLVGAGTAICGASAIAATAGVIAVTEAEIAYAVATIFAFNIAAVVVFPVLGHLLDLSSAGFGLWAGSAVNDTSSVVAVGYAFGAAAGTHAVVVKLTRTLAIVPLTLGLAFVQARAARAAGTGAGTGTGAGGSTSGDGTATPGPRAFRLRQVVPAFVVLFAVAAGANSLGLVPATVHEPLGHVAAFLVTAALAAVGLGTRLGELRTAGARPLLLGALLWVCVAGTALLLQAATGQW
- a CDS encoding CsbD family protein, whose translation is MAAGDKMKHKAEGAKGKAKEKTGEVTGDDQLRDEGRADQASSGVKRAGDKVGDAAEDAKDSVKKAFDKDK
- a CDS encoding LysR substrate-binding domain-containing protein — its product is MLELPEVATLHLLVTVAETGSLRQAAGLHGISQPAVSQRLRGLERRLGLRLLERSTVGSTLTPAGAAVVDWARPVLEASRELALGVAALRAEQSGRLRLAASMTVAEYLVPGWLARLHAAEPDLDVALRVGNSEQVAAMVRDRRADLGFVEGTSAPTGLRSRTVGADELLVVVAPGHRWTRRAAGVRPDELAAARLVLREEGSGTRDVFVRRLAVAGHRVHTGLELGSTTAIKAAVMAGEGPGVLSALAVGAELSDGRLVAVAVRDLRFERRFRAVWLPGRDPSGPAARLLATATSSPGRRPRRAPTRRGS
- a CDS encoding DUF6458 family protein produces the protein MGIGASILLIAVGAILAFAVDFNISGLDIHVIGWILIVVGVIGLIMTALIWGPRRRRAAAAPTSRVEERRVYDDGPPAV
- a CDS encoding low temperature requirement protein A; amino-acid sequence: MTKPAVLTGWRRTMVARDTGEEHRAATPLELLFDLCFVAAVAQAAAHLHHSVTVGHVGAGVTGYLMVFFAIWWAWVNFTWFASAYDNDDVPYRLATMVEIAGALVIAAGVPRTFESRDFVVILLGYTVMRVALVGQWLRVAVEVPTVRATALRFAAGLSACMVGWALLLLRPDCPVWAFVVMVAAELAVPVIAESAGRTSWHPGHVAERYGLFTLIVLGEAILAATVAVQTAIDARRVAGGLYVLVLGGLLIVFGMWWLYFSKPAQVFLTSVREAFAWSYGHYLIFAAAAAVGAGLGAEVDRVSRQESVPSLTAGAAVTVPVAVFLCALWALHVRPHRLSATRNAVYPGTALLVLGSTFTGAAPLVTGLLLLALVSTAETLARRDAASTSS